From Rudanella lutea DSM 19387, a single genomic window includes:
- a CDS encoding cation diffusion facilitator family transporter has protein sequence MQSNQLTKYRWMSVSLVLSVVLFVLKVVAYYLTNSTAILTDALESIVNVVGSAFAFYSIYLSGQPRDQNHPYGHGKIEFLSSGFEGALILSAGIFILIEAAFSFFEPRDLQNLDWGIVIVAATTAVNAFVGWRLVITGRNTDSMALTADGRHLLTDSISSTVVVVGIGLVWLTGLGWIDGVLSLGLAMIIIYNGFHITRQSVARLMDETDGPTLNRVVKVLNIRKSPNWIDVHNLRVQKYGADLHIDCHLTLPYYWDLVQVHNEVHTFEDALKEASNSEVEIFVHTDPCLKECCHYCRVADCPVRAFPFVRDVEWTAANLPLNQKHFVPVDPQTI, from the coding sequence ATGCAATCCAACCAATTGACCAAATACCGATGGATGAGCGTGTCGCTCGTGCTGAGTGTGGTCCTGTTTGTCCTGAAAGTAGTTGCTTACTACCTGACCAACTCAACGGCAATCCTGACCGACGCCCTTGAATCCATCGTCAATGTAGTCGGTAGCGCCTTTGCCTTCTACAGCATTTACCTATCGGGGCAACCCCGCGACCAGAATCACCCGTATGGGCATGGCAAAATTGAGTTTTTGTCGTCAGGCTTTGAGGGGGCACTGATTCTGTCGGCCGGCATTTTTATCCTGATCGAAGCGGCTTTCAGTTTTTTTGAGCCCCGCGACTTGCAGAATCTGGATTGGGGTATCGTGATTGTAGCCGCTACCACCGCCGTGAATGCCTTTGTGGGCTGGCGACTCGTAATTACAGGCCGCAACACCGATTCGATGGCACTCACGGCCGACGGTCGGCACCTGCTTACCGATAGCATCAGCAGTACCGTTGTGGTAGTTGGCATTGGGCTCGTGTGGCTTACAGGCCTGGGCTGGATCGACGGGGTGTTGTCGCTCGGTCTGGCCATGATCATCATTTACAACGGCTTCCACATTACCCGGCAGTCGGTAGCCCGGCTCATGGACGAAACCGATGGGCCGACGCTCAACCGGGTGGTCAAGGTGCTGAACATCCGAAAAAGCCCCAACTGGATTGATGTGCACAACCTACGGGTACAAAAGTACGGGGCCGATCTGCACATCGACTGCCACCTTACCCTACCTTACTATTGGGATCTGGTACAGGTGCATAACGAGGTACACACGTTTGAAGATGCCTTGAAAGAAGCATCCAACAGCGAGGTCGAGATTTTTGTCCATACCGACCCGTGCCTGAAAGAGTGCTGTCACTATTGCCGGGTGGCCGACTGCCCCGTACGAGCCTTTCCGTTTGTACGTGATGTCGAATGGACGGCCGCCAACCTGCCCCTCAACCAAAAACATTTTGTCCCCGTCGATCCACAAACCATTTGA
- a CDS encoding NUDIX domain-containing protein produces the protein MNASENPWKTHTSTVVYDNNWLTIRHEEVTTPAGTPGIYGVVSFKNKAVGVVPIDAEGNIYLVGQYRYTLNEYSWEIPEGGCPIGTDPLDSAKRELKEETGLEARRWTPIARIHTSNSATDEEGFIFLAQDLVQGEQEPEDTEDLQVRKVPLTEAVRMVMASEITDAISMTAILMVSRTLGV, from the coding sequence ATGAATGCATCTGAAAACCCCTGGAAAACACACACATCAACCGTTGTTTACGATAATAACTGGCTTACAATCAGGCATGAAGAAGTCACAACGCCGGCCGGTACACCGGGTATTTACGGTGTTGTGAGCTTCAAGAACAAAGCCGTTGGGGTGGTGCCCATCGATGCCGAGGGAAATATCTATCTGGTTGGACAATACCGATATACGTTGAACGAATACTCCTGGGAGATCCCGGAAGGTGGTTGCCCTATTGGTACCGATCCGCTTGATTCCGCCAAGCGCGAACTGAAAGAAGAAACCGGTCTCGAAGCCCGCCGGTGGACACCGATAGCCCGGATTCACACCTCCAACTCAGCTACCGACGAAGAGGGCTTTATTTTTCTGGCTCAGGACCTCGTGCAGGGTGAGCAGGAACCCGAAGATACCGAAGACCTACAGGTCCGCAAAGTGCCCCTGACTGAGGCCGTTCGGATGGTGATGGCGAGCGAAATTACCGACGCAATCAGCATGACCGCCATTTTGATGGTTAGTAGAACCCTCGGTGTATGA
- a CDS encoding LysE family translocator — protein MIEALFYGLLTGFLLCLTFGTVFFSLLQNSVDNGYRAGIKIAFGVVVCDMLFVASALFGTSFLPKIEGFDVLLTLVGVIFLVAIGLANLLKGTPRLAYPKTRFGNFLYYFWTGFLLNGLNPINFITWVTLAAYLRNSLHYTLDRQMAFMAMSLVGIFLTESALALSAHKLKRLFTPRVVLNFNRITGIVFLGIAANLAWTRLYQPLMNLMNW, from the coding sequence ATGATTGAAGCTTTATTCTACGGCCTGCTGACGGGCTTTCTGCTCTGCCTTACGTTTGGTACTGTGTTTTTTTCGCTGTTACAGAATAGCGTCGATAATGGCTATCGGGCGGGGATCAAAATTGCGTTCGGCGTGGTCGTCTGCGATATGCTGTTTGTGGCTTCGGCCTTGTTCGGTACGTCGTTTCTGCCCAAAATTGAAGGGTTCGACGTACTGCTGACGCTTGTAGGGGTAATTTTTCTGGTAGCTATCGGACTGGCCAATTTGCTCAAGGGGACTCCCCGGCTGGCCTACCCCAAAACCCGGTTTGGTAATTTTCTGTATTACTTCTGGACGGGTTTTCTGCTCAACGGGCTCAATCCCATCAACTTTATTACCTGGGTTACGCTGGCGGCTTATCTGCGCAACTCGCTACACTACACCCTCGATCGGCAAATGGCGTTTATGGCTATGAGTCTGGTTGGCATTTTTCTGACTGAGTCGGCACTGGCCTTATCGGCACACAAACTCAAACGACTTTTCACACCTCGAGTAGTGCTCAACTTCAACCGGATTACCGGCATTGTGTTTCTGGGTATCGCGGCCAATCTGGCCTGGACACGGCTGTACCAGCCGCTTATGAATTTGATGAACTGGTAA
- a CDS encoding tetratricopeptide repeat protein — protein MEVALLSLLFIPYLVIKYFFTDHDTPSDKDRKRFGKGLELLKNRDTQEAFAFFDEAVRQHPKSAIAYASRGRCQLWQENYYSAIYDLTQAINRDNTLGECYLDRGIAYYRTHQFPEAFREFDKAVWHLRDEQPDAYRWRALARIQLRQLQQAENDLRRAVMLGDENSFQILRQPPFTKGVFQTRP, from the coding sequence ATGGAAGTTGCGCTGTTGAGTCTGCTGTTTATCCCTTATTTGGTAATCAAGTACTTCTTTACCGACCACGATACCCCGTCGGATAAAGACCGGAAGCGCTTTGGTAAAGGGCTCGAACTACTCAAAAACCGGGATACACAGGAGGCCTTCGCTTTTTTCGACGAAGCCGTTCGCCAACACCCCAAATCAGCTATCGCTTACGCCAGCCGGGGGCGCTGCCAACTCTGGCAGGAAAACTACTACTCGGCTATTTACGACCTGACGCAGGCCATCAACCGCGACAATACCCTCGGTGAGTGCTACCTCGACCGGGGCATTGCCTACTACCGCACCCACCAGTTTCCCGAAGCCTTCCGCGAATTCGACAAGGCCGTGTGGCACCTGCGCGACGAGCAACCCGATGCCTACCGATGGCGCGCATTGGCCCGCATCCAGCTTCGGCAACTGCAGCAGGCCGAAAACGATCTGCGCCGGGCCGTCATGCTGGGCGACGAAAACTCGTTTCAGATTCTTCGTCAGCCGCCTTTCACAAAAGGGGTTTTCCAAACCCGACCCTGA
- a CDS encoding MmcQ/YjbR family DNA-binding protein gives MNVEALREYGLSKPGATESFPFGPETLVLKVGGKVFALISLDAQPTTLNLKCDPERAIQLREEYDAVQPGYHQNKQHWNTVILGPSLRPSLVQEWIDHSYDLVYQGLSKSVKAELNGLTL, from the coding sequence ATGAACGTTGAAGCCCTCCGCGAGTATGGTTTGAGCAAGCCCGGTGCCACGGAATCGTTTCCCTTTGGCCCCGAAACGCTCGTACTCAAAGTAGGCGGTAAAGTCTTCGCCCTGATTAGCCTAGATGCACAACCCACTACCCTTAACCTCAAATGCGACCCCGAACGGGCCATTCAACTGCGGGAAGAGTACGACGCGGTGCAACCGGGCTATCATCAGAACAAGCAACACTGGAATACGGTGATTCTGGGGCCGTCGCTACGCCCGAGTCTGGTTCAGGAATGGATCGATCACTCATACGATCTGGTTTATCAGGGATTGTCTAAATCCGTGAAAGCGGAATTGAACGGTTTAACACTTTAG
- a CDS encoding DUF6728 family protein yields MNRLLDYLKIGPVFAYFLRVFRKPNPNDPSSFNLRMMHGINRISIVMFLFCLTVMAVRACTR; encoded by the coding sequence ATGAATCGTCTTCTGGATTACCTCAAAATCGGGCCTGTTTTTGCGTATTTCCTGCGGGTATTTCGCAAGCCCAACCCAAACGATCCATCGAGTTTTAACCTGCGTATGATGCACGGCATCAACCGGATCTCGATTGTGATGTTTCTGTTCTGTCTGACCGTAATGGCCGTTCGGGCCTGTACCCGATGA
- the ispG gene encoding (E)-4-hydroxy-3-methylbut-2-enyl-diphosphate synthase: MLDLLPTSASATNPKARLYTPSLTEYVRRKTVTVRIGDVPMGSDFPIRVQSMTTIDTMDTAGSVEQSIRMIEAGCEYIRITAPSVKEAQNLENIRKELRARGYTTPLVADIHFTPNAAELAARIVEKVRINPGNYADRKRFEHIDYTDASYAAELERIREKFLPLVRICKEYGTAMRIGTNHGSLSDRILSRYGDTPVGMVESALEFLRICEDEQYYNIVLSMKSSNPQVMVEAYRLLVQRLDEEGLQPYPLHLGVTEAGEAEDGRIKSAVGIGTLLEDGLGDTVRVSLTEEPEREAPVAKALIDRYTRRATEASAMPAVSHYPIDPFQYKRRSTNEVFNFGGANVPRVIADYSQTPVTEYDQLKAIGHFYLPVPDKWAMNDLGADFIYTGATPAAFMLPNGLKEIIDYTAWLATGDTVNKFPLLTADEYLAARQTPLSNRLNVVRVSLPELSESLIETLRTDPTAVLLATTANAHAMPELRRLFVELINGGLSLPVVIQRAFPTVSADDLPLYAATDMGGLLVDGLGDGVMLTGGTEPAEQKRHNELAFGILQAARTRITKTEYISCPSCGRTLFDLQETTAMIRQRTDHLKGVKIGIMGCIVNGPGEMADADYGYVGIGRDKIALYRGQQVVKKSVPAANAVDELIGLIREDGRWLEPTHSEQ; encoded by the coding sequence ATGCTTGATCTGCTGCCTACTTCGGCCTCGGCCACCAATCCCAAAGCCCGTTTATATACTCCCTCGCTGACCGAATACGTTCGGCGTAAAACCGTAACCGTTCGAATTGGCGATGTGCCGATGGGTTCCGACTTCCCGATTCGGGTGCAATCGATGACCACCATCGACACAATGGATACAGCCGGTTCGGTTGAGCAGTCGATTCGGATGATCGAGGCCGGGTGCGAATACATCCGTATCACCGCCCCGAGCGTAAAAGAGGCACAGAATCTCGAAAATATCCGCAAGGAACTCCGCGCCCGTGGGTACACAACCCCACTCGTCGCCGATATTCACTTCACGCCCAATGCCGCCGAACTGGCCGCCCGAATCGTGGAGAAAGTTCGTATCAACCCCGGCAACTATGCCGACCGCAAGCGATTCGAGCACATTGACTATACCGATGCCTCGTACGCGGCCGAGCTGGAACGCATCCGGGAGAAGTTTCTGCCGCTCGTCCGGATTTGTAAGGAGTACGGCACCGCCATGCGGATCGGTACGAATCACGGTTCCCTTTCCGACCGGATTCTGAGTCGTTACGGCGATACGCCCGTCGGTATGGTAGAGTCGGCACTTGAGTTTCTGCGCATCTGCGAAGACGAGCAATACTACAACATCGTGTTGTCGATGAAATCGAGCAACCCGCAGGTGATGGTGGAAGCCTACCGACTGCTGGTACAACGACTCGATGAAGAAGGGCTGCAACCCTACCCGCTGCACCTCGGCGTAACCGAAGCCGGAGAAGCCGAAGATGGTCGAATTAAATCGGCCGTGGGCATTGGCACTCTGCTCGAAGACGGACTGGGTGATACCGTTCGGGTTTCGCTCACCGAAGAACCTGAGCGCGAAGCGCCCGTTGCCAAAGCGCTGATTGACCGGTACACGCGCCGAGCTACCGAGGCTTCGGCCATGCCGGCCGTGAGCCACTACCCTATCGACCCGTTTCAGTACAAACGCCGGTCCACGAACGAGGTGTTTAATTTCGGCGGAGCCAACGTGCCCCGCGTTATTGCCGATTACAGCCAAACTCCGGTCACGGAGTACGATCAACTGAAAGCGATCGGGCATTTTTACCTGCCCGTGCCCGACAAATGGGCTATGAACGACCTGGGGGCCGATTTTATCTATACCGGCGCTACCCCGGCCGCGTTTATGCTCCCCAACGGTCTGAAAGAAATTATCGACTACACCGCCTGGCTGGCTACGGGCGATACCGTCAACAAGTTTCCGCTCCTGACGGCCGATGAGTACCTGGCGGCCCGACAAACACCCCTGAGCAACCGGCTCAATGTGGTGCGGGTTTCGTTGCCCGAATTGAGCGAATCGCTGATCGAAACCCTACGCACCGACCCAACAGCCGTGTTGCTGGCTACTACTGCCAACGCCCACGCCATGCCCGAACTGCGCCGGTTGTTTGTCGAGCTGATTAATGGGGGACTTTCGCTACCTGTGGTTATTCAGCGGGCTTTCCCGACGGTTTCGGCCGATGACCTGCCGCTGTATGCCGCCACGGATATGGGCGGTTTGCTGGTAGATGGACTGGGCGATGGGGTAATGTTGACCGGCGGTACCGAGCCTGCCGAACAGAAACGCCATAACGAACTGGCTTTTGGTATTTTGCAGGCTGCCCGTACCCGCATTACCAAAACCGAATATATCTCGTGCCCTTCCTGCGGACGCACCCTGTTTGACCTTCAGGAAACAACAGCCATGATTCGTCAGCGCACCGACCACCTCAAAGGGGTGAAAATTGGCATCATGGGCTGTATCGTGAATGGTCCCGGCGAGATGGCCGATGCTGACTACGGGTATGTTGGCATTGGGCGCGACAAGATTGCTCTGTATCGGGGTCAGCAGGTTGTAAAAAAGTCGGTACCGGCCGCCAACGCCGTCGACGAGCTGATTGGACTTATCCGGGAAGATGGTCGTTGGCTCGAACCAACACATAGTGAACAGTGA
- a CDS encoding sugar MFS transporter, with product MTPTAPASSKSYLGPLLIIGALFFVFGFVTWVNSVLIAFFKQAFNLSTVASNLVAFAFFISYTVMAIPSSAVLRRTGFKNGMSVGLGIMALGTLIFVPAASSVSYPMFLAGLFLIGIGLTVLQTASNPYVTILGPRESAAQRISFMGIANKLAGIASQLIFGNILLSESGNTGTNALDKVVTPYLILTGVLVVLALLVRFSTLPEVSEEQDDVPAEESANAHNHTSIFEFPNLVLGVIALFCYVGAEVIAGDTIINYGMAMGFSNDEAKYFTTYTLYGLLAGYLLGIVAIPRYISQQKALLYGCILALAFTVGALLTDGYASILCISLLGFAIAPVWPAVWPLALNRLGPFTKLGSALLIMAISGGALLPLLHGYLTDHISPRTAYALLLPLFGFILYYAAIGHKKTKW from the coding sequence GTGACTCCAACAGCACCTGCATCATCCAAATCGTACCTTGGGCCTCTGCTCATTATCGGTGCCCTGTTCTTTGTATTCGGATTCGTAACCTGGGTCAACAGCGTTCTGATTGCTTTTTTCAAACAGGCCTTCAACCTCAGTACGGTAGCCTCTAACCTGGTGGCTTTTGCCTTTTTTATCTCGTACACGGTGATGGCGATACCCTCATCGGCGGTACTCCGGCGTACCGGTTTTAAAAATGGTATGTCGGTAGGGCTGGGCATTATGGCGCTGGGTACGCTTATTTTTGTGCCGGCAGCCAGCTCGGTTTCATATCCAATGTTTCTGGCGGGGCTGTTCCTGATTGGTATCGGACTCACCGTGTTACAAACGGCCTCCAACCCCTACGTGACCATTCTGGGCCCGCGTGAGTCGGCGGCTCAACGGATCAGCTTCATGGGCATTGCCAACAAGCTGGCGGGCATTGCCAGTCAGCTCATTTTTGGCAATATACTGCTCTCTGAAAGCGGCAACACCGGCACCAACGCGCTCGATAAGGTAGTAACTCCCTACCTGATTCTGACCGGCGTACTGGTAGTTCTGGCCCTGCTCGTTCGGTTTTCAACCCTCCCCGAAGTGTCGGAAGAACAGGACGATGTACCCGCCGAAGAGTCGGCTAACGCACACAACCACACGAGTATTTTTGAGTTTCCAAACCTGGTTCTGGGCGTCATCGCGCTGTTTTGTTATGTGGGCGCCGAGGTGATTGCCGGCGACACCATCATCAACTACGGTATGGCTATGGGCTTCAGCAACGACGAAGCCAAGTACTTCACCACCTATACGTTGTATGGTTTGCTGGCAGGTTACCTGCTCGGTATCGTAGCTATTCCCCGCTACATTTCGCAGCAAAAAGCCTTGCTGTACGGCTGTATTCTGGCCCTTGCGTTTACGGTAGGCGCTTTGCTTACCGACGGCTATGCGTCGATTCTGTGCATATCGCTGCTTGGATTTGCCATTGCCCCGGTATGGCCCGCCGTTTGGCCGCTGGCGCTGAACCGGCTCGGACCGTTCACCAAACTCGGATCGGCACTCCTGATTATGGCTATCTCAGGCGGGGCGTTGCTGCCTCTGCTGCACGGCTACCTGACCGACCACATCAGCCCCCGTACCGCATACGCCCTGCTGCTCCCCCTCTTCGGCTTTATCCTCTACTATGCCGCCATCGGGCATAAAAAAACGAAGTGGTAA
- a CDS encoding pyridoxal phosphate-dependent aminotransferase: MEILKSQRLNNLRYDIRGPVYEKSLELESQGYKIINLNIGNPAPFGFDAPDEIVHDIILNIRNAQGYADSRGLFAARKAVMHYTQTLNLPGITINDIFIGNGVSELILLSMQALINEGDEVLVPAPDYPLWTTSVALSGGKPVHYVCDEAAGWNPDLADLERKITKKTRALVVINPNNPTGAVYDKAVLEGIAQIAERHSLIVFTDEIYDKILYDGAQHHPMARFVHDTLCITMGGLSKNYRAAGFRGGWLILSGARAKAKSYIEGLTLMASLRLCANVPTQYAIQTALGGYQSIQDLVHPSGRLYKQIMLAHERLTAMPGITCTKPKGALYVFPKIDLSQFRFKDDNEFVYDLLAEQKVLVVAGQGFNYPQPDHFRVVCLPTVDELNVALDRIEAFLVSRHIGS, encoded by the coding sequence ATGGAAATTCTGAAAAGCCAGCGGCTGAACAACTTACGGTACGACATTCGGGGGCCTGTGTACGAGAAATCGTTGGAGCTCGAAAGCCAGGGCTACAAAATCATCAATCTGAACATTGGCAACCCCGCCCCTTTCGGATTCGACGCGCCCGACGAAATTGTCCACGACATTATCCTGAACATTCGTAACGCGCAGGGCTACGCCGACTCGCGGGGCCTTTTCGCAGCCCGTAAGGCAGTCATGCACTACACCCAGACGCTGAATCTGCCCGGCATCACGATCAACGATATTTTCATCGGCAACGGCGTCAGCGAACTCATTCTGCTGTCGATGCAGGCGTTGATCAACGAGGGCGACGAAGTGCTGGTGCCCGCGCCCGACTACCCGCTCTGGACCACGTCGGTTGCCCTGAGTGGGGGCAAACCCGTGCATTACGTGTGCGACGAAGCCGCTGGCTGGAACCCCGACCTGGCTGACCTGGAACGTAAAATCACAAAGAAAACGCGGGCGCTGGTCGTTATTAACCCCAACAACCCTACCGGTGCGGTGTACGACAAAGCCGTGCTCGAAGGCATTGCCCAAATTGCCGAACGGCACAGCCTGATTGTTTTCACCGACGAGATTTACGACAAAATTCTGTACGACGGCGCCCAGCATCACCCGATGGCGCGGTTTGTTCACGACACCCTCTGCATCACGATGGGCGGCCTTTCGAAGAACTACCGGGCGGCTGGATTCCGGGGCGGATGGCTTATCCTGAGCGGGGCTCGCGCCAAAGCGAAATCGTACATTGAAGGGCTTACCCTGATGGCCTCACTCCGTTTGTGTGCCAACGTTCCTACACAGTACGCCATTCAAACAGCGCTTGGTGGCTACCAGAGTATTCAGGATCTGGTTCACCCGTCGGGGCGCCTTTACAAACAGATTATGCTCGCCCACGAGCGGCTCACGGCCATGCCGGGTATCACCTGCACGAAGCCCAAAGGAGCCTTGTATGTATTCCCAAAAATTGACCTGAGCCAGTTCCGGTTCAAAGACGACAACGAGTTTGTGTACGACCTGCTGGCCGAGCAAAAAGTGCTCGTCGTGGCCGGGCAAGGCTTCAACTACCCCCAACCCGACCACTTTCGGGTGGTTTGCCTGCCCACCGTCGACGAGCTGAACGTGGCCCTTGACCGGATTGAGGCCTTCCTCGTCAGTCGGCATATTGGTAGTTAG
- a CDS encoding c-type cytochrome, whose product MNTNNPFQNEQFRRLVPVVYGLVTLVIGLFALTSVVAFMQLTSGSSSATPTQTTGVPVPPTPVVAKLTEAQEHGKSLFTNNCAQCHAITDEVLVGPGLKGVRERAPGDEWLKKWIRNSSALVAAGDPYAVQVFNKFQKIPMSSFTSLSDADLNDLLDYIGTAK is encoded by the coding sequence ATGAATACGAATAATCCATTTCAGAACGAGCAGTTCCGGCGGCTCGTACCGGTTGTGTACGGCCTTGTGACCCTGGTTATTGGCCTTTTTGCCTTAACGTCTGTGGTAGCCTTCATGCAGCTTACATCAGGCAGTAGCTCCGCCACTCCGACTCAGACAACCGGAGTGCCAGTTCCCCCTACGCCGGTGGTAGCCAAACTCACCGAAGCCCAGGAGCACGGCAAATCGCTCTTTACAAACAATTGCGCACAATGCCACGCTATAACTGACGAGGTACTGGTTGGCCCCGGCCTCAAAGGCGTTCGGGAACGCGCACCGGGCGATGAGTGGCTGAAAAAATGGATTCGGAATTCGTCGGCGCTGGTAGCTGCCGGAGACCCCTACGCGGTACAGGTGTTCAATAAATTCCAGAAGATTCCGATGTCATCGTTCACATCATTGAGCGACGCTGACCTAAACGATCTCCTCGATTATATCGGTACAGCCAAATAA
- a CDS encoding DUF3822 family protein encodes MLTSTTVSPIVTVRQDTFDTAQTEQSVLCMEVSKDHFRFSYLDSQKRIAWLEDFAFPSLLTERSLADNLPAIFQDHSVLPAGPWQQVLVSVNSPAFTLIPKPLFRKEYASSYMTLMRGSALPPHEYAHFFEQPNENFVSVFNVEHRLANYLAGVYPLQNLTFVHQTTALITASAAVDRHLISTQNLLLYFEDEFATVILRSNRELRFCNRFGFKNPLDLTYYLLYVIEELRLEPYSVNVLLYGEITPFADTYLQLAEFLPHMVFGQTPAGIRFDGDNFDDLPEHRYLSLYGLSLLTA; translated from the coding sequence GTGCTAACGTCCACCACCGTGTCACCCATTGTTACCGTTCGTCAGGATACGTTTGATACTGCTCAGACGGAGCAATCGGTGCTATGCATGGAAGTAAGCAAAGACCATTTCCGGTTTTCGTATCTCGACAGCCAGAAACGGATCGCGTGGCTCGAAGACTTCGCGTTTCCATCACTGCTGACAGAACGCTCGCTCGCCGATAACCTGCCTGCTATTTTTCAGGACCATTCGGTACTGCCAGCTGGTCCCTGGCAACAGGTTCTGGTATCGGTTAACTCGCCGGCTTTTACACTCATTCCCAAGCCGCTGTTCCGAAAAGAATACGCCAGTAGCTACATGACCCTCATGCGGGGAAGCGCTTTGCCCCCTCACGAGTATGCTCACTTTTTTGAGCAACCCAACGAAAACTTTGTGTCGGTTTTCAATGTAGAGCACCGACTGGCCAACTACCTGGCGGGTGTGTATCCGTTGCAAAACCTCACGTTTGTGCATCAGACCACGGCGCTCATCACGGCTTCGGCTGCGGTAGACCGTCACCTCATCAGCACGCAGAATCTGCTGTTGTATTTTGAAGACGAGTTTGCCACGGTGATTCTGCGGTCGAACCGGGAACTAAGGTTTTGCAACCGGTTTGGGTTTAAAAACCCGCTCGACCTGACCTATTATCTCTTGTACGTCATTGAGGAGCTACGGCTTGAGCCCTATTCAGTGAATGTACTCCTGTACGGGGAAATTACTCCGTTTGCGGATACATACCTTCAGTTGGCCGAGTTTCTCCCCCACATGGTGTTTGGGCAAACTCCGGCCGGTATTCGGTTCGATGGCGACAACTTCGACGATCTCCCCGAACACCGGTATTTGAGTCTGTACGGTCTCAGCCTGCTTACGGCCTGA
- a CDS encoding NUDIX domain-containing protein, which translates to MTVTEDKARSEVLRLYGNRLRIRVCGLYREGDRLLMVRHRGINPSDTFWCPPGGGLQFGEQTREGLVREFDEETGLKIEVGEMLFVNEFMEPPLHALELFFAVHAIGGSLRQGSDPEMSLDGQIIEDVRLMTFDEIKSYPPEEVHTLFGRCHSIEEVFALRGYFGL; encoded by the coding sequence ATGACAGTAACCGAGGACAAAGCTCGTTCCGAAGTGCTCCGCCTATATGGCAACCGGCTCCGTATCCGTGTCTGCGGCCTGTATCGGGAGGGCGACCGTCTCTTGATGGTTCGGCACCGGGGTATCAACCCATCCGATACGTTCTGGTGCCCGCCGGGCGGTGGGTTACAATTTGGCGAACAAACCCGCGAGGGGCTCGTTCGGGAGTTCGACGAAGAAACTGGCCTGAAAATTGAAGTAGGCGAGATGCTGTTCGTCAACGAGTTTATGGAGCCACCGCTGCATGCCCTCGAACTGTTTTTTGCCGTTCACGCCATCGGTGGTTCGCTCCGGCAGGGTTCAGACCCTGAGATGAGCCTCGACGGACAGATTATCGAAGATGTACGGCTGATGACGTTCGACGAAATCAAATCGTACCCGCCCGAAGAGGTGCATACCTTGTTTGGGCGGTGCCATTCAATAGAAGAAGTGTTTGCCTTGCGCGGCTATTTTGGTCTATAA
- a CDS encoding CBS domain-containing protein, with amino-acid sequence MKIKQILSGKTINTIYAVQSSDTVFDALRLMAEKNIGAVLVIDEGQLAGIFSERDYARKVILQGRASKDTLIADVMTSKLITVASDDKLEMAMRIMSEKHIRHLPVIDNDELTGIISINDVVSAIIHDQRNRINSLESYISGSPF; translated from the coding sequence ATGAAAATCAAGCAAATACTATCCGGCAAAACCATCAATACGATTTACGCCGTCCAATCGTCTGACACGGTCTTTGACGCCCTCCGGCTCATGGCCGAGAAAAACATCGGGGCCGTTCTGGTCATTGATGAAGGGCAGTTGGCCGGCATCTTTTCGGAGCGCGATTATGCCCGCAAAGTAATTTTGCAGGGTCGGGCTTCCAAAGACACCCTCATTGCCGATGTAATGACCAGCAAGCTCATCACGGTGGCCTCCGACGATAAACTGGAAATGGCCATGCGGATTATGTCTGAGAAGCACATCCGGCACCTACCCGTTATCGACAATGACGAACTTACAGGTATAATTTCGATCAACGACGTGGTTTCGGCAATTATTCACGACCAGCGTAACCGGATCAACTCGCTCGAGAGTTATATATCGGGCAGCCCGTTCTGA